Proteins encoded in a region of the Athene noctua chromosome 4, bAthNoc1.hap1.1, whole genome shotgun sequence genome:
- the NPFFR2 gene encoding neuropeptide FF receptor 2 — MSQKMDSNSSFDWPHLLNYNGTYKYLYLEGNVSYVDFYLHQSSVAAVFIVSYLLIFLLCMVGNGVVCFIVLRSKHMHTVTNLFILNLAVSDLLVGIFCMPTTLLDNIIAGWPFGSLVCKMSGMVQGISVSASVFTLVAIAVDRFRCIVYPFKQKLTISTAVAIIAVIWILAIAIMCPSAVMLQVQEEKHFRVILGYGNETRPVYWCREDWPNPGMRKIYTTVLFANIYLAPLSLIIIMYARISIALFNTAMPMVGKHSQEQRHSVSKKKQKVIKMLIIVALLFTLSWLPLWTLMMLSDYANLSDIQLQIINIYIYPFAHWLAFFNSSVNPIIYGFFNENFRRGFQAAFKLQLCYREIIQREVYSHRGQSNAILPAANYQTPQDQACQNAKEERKTVKKGNWVNNQQDLVMEDLEEPCNDGIK, encoded by the exons ATGAGTCAGAAAATGGACTCAAACTCTTCATTCGATTGGCCTCACTTACTGAATTATAATGGGACTTATAAGTACCTCTACTTAGAAGGCAACGTCTCCTATGTGGACTTCTACCTTCATCAGTCTTCGGTGGCAGCTGTCTTCATCGTCTCTTACCTCCTGATCTTCCTACTCTGCATGGTTGGCAATGGAGTGGTTTGCTTTATTGTCCTGAGGAGCAAACATATGCATACAGTCACAAACCTTTTCATCTTAAACCTGGCTGTCAGTGATTTACTGGTGGGAATCTTCTGCATGCCTACCACCCTCCTGGACAACATAATTGCAG GATGGCCTTTTGGGAGCCTGGTTTGCAAGATGAGCGGAATGGTCCAAGGAATCTCTGTTTCTGCCTCTGTCTTCACTCTAGTTGCTATTGCCGTAGACAG GTTTCGATGCATTGTTTATCCATTTAAGCAGAAGCTGACCATTTCAACAGCAGTTGCCATTATAGCAGTCATCTGGATTCTGGCCATCGCCATCATGTGTCCTTCTGCAGTCATGCTGCAGGTACAAGAAGAGAAACATTTCAGGGTGATCCTTGGCTACGGCAATGAAACCCGGCCGGTATACTGGTGCCGGGAGGACTGGCCTAACCCAGGAATGAGAAAAATCTATACGACAGTTCTGTTTGCTAACATCTACCTGGCTCCCCTGTCACTCATTATTATCATGTATGCTAGGATAAGCATTGCTCTCTTCAACACAGCAATGCCCATGGTGGGAAAACACAGCCAGGAGCAACGGCACAGTGTGtctaagaagaaacaaaaagtcaTCAAAATGCTCATTATTGTGGCTTTGCTGTTCACGCTGTCCTGGCTTCCCCTGTGGACTCTGATGATGCTCTCAGACTACGCCAACCTTTCAGATATCCAGTTGCAGATCATCAACATTTATATCTACCCCTTCGCTCACTGGCTGGCCTTTTTCAACAGCAGTGTTAACCCCATCATCTACGGTTTCTTTAACGAAAACTTTCGCCGAGGCTTTCAGGCAGCCTTTAAACTTCAGCTCTGCTATAGGGAGATCATTCAGAGAGAGGTCTATTCTCACCGAGGCCAGAGCAATGCCATTTTGCCAGCTGCCAACTACCAGACACCCCAGGATCAAGCTTGTCAAAATGCTAAGGAGGAGAGGAAGACAGTTAAGAAAGGAAACTGGGTGAATAACCAGCAGGATTTGGTAATGGAGGATCTAGAAGAGCCCTGCAATGATGGAATTAAGTGA